One region of Polaribacter pectinis genomic DNA includes:
- a CDS encoding T9SS type B sorting domain-containing protein, whose product MKKLIPFILLFFALNVFSQKEANFWYFGNGAALDFNSGTPVPVTGSLLNTTEGCSSFADANGDLLFYVGAPSPSTANLTIWDRNNTPMTNGVGLNGDASSSQSALTVPAPGKPNIYYLFTVGAQSSGNAGFWYYTIDMTANGGLGDIVDGPVVLGNAADHSNWTEKVTAVKGDECDTFWVISSIGNEFYAYKVDDTGVLVSSPQISTINGYDASDARGYLKVSPDGTKLVAANMGAGTFLFNFNDVTGEVTNFNNSATPNRLDTSGNNGYGVEFSASSRRLYISTGNFGGDTENLYQFDLTQAQFTDINTNRFTVHSYFNTRGALQLGPDSKIYWTSDNSNNISVINNPEELGAAVDYSHQSINLGTGASATQGLPPFLSSLLLPLKLTDSSTNEEITNQDLQFCVGESKTIIPEAVTGTNITYEWEFDNGTTKSIIANTGDLVLNNLQKTDSGKYTLTIKLTDDCGKITQFIGTFNVEVFDAARAKAAPDAINFCDTDDTTPNNFDLATLKNTEILDGLDATVFNVLYFDTMAKATANVAGSDLPNPYQVNTASSQTIYARVQNISAPNACFALTNFILEVTNEPEPVQPSVYRLCDDTGSGSDIDGISSFRLSTKDAEILGTLSATQYSVSYHTLLADAQTSSTTNAIDKTVDYAVTNSQRIYVRVENIDNTNCNAISNDTAGSSFMSFELIVDPLPIVNDPAELIQCHNDPSLSTTVNLRLARPNISNNSANETFEYYRTLADANAGTPQITGSDVEMYPVTGTGEAWVRVISDQNCYRVSKIDITVNFSADLLYNKTYEECDDLLDADGNNTLANSDTDGITYFDFSDSEDEIKAFFPITSQPDLDVFFYETESDRTASINAIPDITRHRNNSDPSFANNQTIYAKIVNSTNNGCSGTAQFTLQVNAVPLANPVADLELCDDALSGNTTDGENININLRDNVPTILGTTQTEADYIVTFHTSQNDADDVTTTGITNDTNFRNTAQAGFTAGDISEQTIFVRVLDRNANPQCKNTAISFKIIVNPIPEVSNTITPLAVCDVATPTDSDPRNRIAQSIDLTSKNIEILNGRTNHRVAYYATQQHAVDGTPEITNPSNFQNDPSQTAFPSDFNTDDPGIQTIFFAVVDQGGNMCRSVFSTYQLLIYPEPNIPINISDYTDCDNTTDTEMDDTNGRNGDISLKNKIPEILANYQPAEFPDFDVTFYTSLAEAESGDKTLALDEDKFENSINNQTIYVRVENTKNTPVVCVHTRLSFNINIIPLPEFTVTGEDPDNPQILCLNYTTPHILEAENPASGYDYEWTDKNGTVLGTDQTQIVDKGGEYTVKATNTTTTCSRSRTIYVKESEKATLLEEYVTIIDESNNIGSQDNISIFIDTIKNSLGKGDYQFAVRNDDNGERIPFAGFQDEPLFENLEGGVYTIIVNDKNGCIADETLQISVIQFPKFFTPNGDGKNDTWVVKGANKDFYPNASINIFDRYGKLVAQIPIDSQGWNGTYNGKVLSSDDYWYNVQLIPADPTKQQVLKKGHFSLLRK is encoded by the coding sequence GCTCCAGGAAAACCTAATATATATTACCTTTTTACTGTTGGTGCACAGTCTAGTGGAAATGCCGGTTTTTGGTATTACACGATAGATATGACTGCAAATGGGGGGTTAGGAGATATTGTTGATGGTCCAGTCGTTTTAGGAAATGCAGCCGATCATTCTAATTGGACTGAAAAAGTAACAGCAGTTAAGGGAGATGAATGTGACACTTTTTGGGTTATTTCATCTATAGGTAACGAGTTTTATGCTTACAAAGTAGATGATACTGGTGTATTAGTTAGTTCTCCTCAAATAAGTACAATCAATGGATATGATGCAAGTGATGCAAGAGGTTATCTAAAAGTATCTCCGGATGGAACAAAATTAGTAGCGGCAAATATGGGTGCTGGTACTTTTCTTTTTAATTTTAATGATGTAACTGGTGAAGTAACAAATTTTAATAACTCCGCAACTCCAAATCGTTTAGATACAAGTGGTAATAATGGTTATGGAGTTGAATTTTCTGCTTCAAGTAGGAGATTATATATTTCAACTGGTAATTTTGGTGGAGATACAGAAAACTTATACCAATTCGATTTAACTCAAGCACAATTTACAGATATAAACACGAACAGATTTACTGTTCATAGTTACTTCAATACTAGAGGGGCTCTTCAATTAGGGCCAGATTCTAAAATTTATTGGACAAGTGACAATTCTAATAATATTAGTGTTATTAATAATCCTGAAGAATTAGGTGCAGCTGTAGATTACTCTCATCAAAGTATTAATCTTGGTACTGGAGCTTCAGCAACACAAGGGTTACCTCCCTTTTTATCTTCATTACTACTACCTCTTAAGTTAACAGATTCTTCAACTAATGAGGAAATTACTAATCAGGATTTACAATTCTGTGTGGGAGAAAGTAAAACTATTATTCCTGAAGCGGTTACAGGTACTAACATAACTTATGAATGGGAGTTTGATAACGGTACAACAAAGTCTATTATTGCAAATACTGGTGATTTAGTACTTAATAATCTCCAAAAAACTGACAGTGGTAAATATACACTAACAATAAAATTAACTGATGACTGTGGTAAAATAACTCAATTTATTGGTACTTTTAATGTAGAGGTTTTTGATGCAGCAAGAGCAAAAGCTGCTCCAGATGCAATTAACTTCTGTGATACAGATGATACTACTCCAAATAATTTTGATTTAGCTACATTAAAAAACACAGAAATTTTAGATGGTTTAGACGCAACAGTGTTTAATGTTTTATATTTTGATACAATGGCAAAAGCTACAGCAAATGTTGCTGGTTCAGACTTACCAAACCCATATCAAGTAAACACAGCAAGTTCTCAAACTATTTATGCACGTGTACAAAATATAAGTGCTCCTAATGCATGTTTTGCACTTACAAATTTTATTTTAGAAGTTACTAATGAACCTGAACCTGTACAGCCTTCTGTATACAGATTATGTGATGATACTGGAAGCGGAAGTGACATAGATGGTATCAGTAGTTTTAGATTAAGTACAAAAGATGCAGAAATTTTAGGTACGTTAAGTGCTACACAATATTCAGTTTCTTACCATACACTTTTAGCAGATGCACAAACTAGTAGCACTACAAATGCTATTGACAAAACTGTAGATTATGCTGTAACAAATTCGCAAAGAATTTATGTGAGAGTAGAAAATATAGACAATACAAATTGTAATGCAATTTCTAACGATACTGCTGGAAGCTCTTTTATGTCTTTTGAATTAATTGTAGATCCTTTACCTATTGTAAATGACCCTGCAGAATTAATTCAATGTCATAATGATCCAAGTTTAAGTACAACAGTTAATTTAAGATTGGCAAGACCAAATATTTCTAATAATTCTGCAAACGAAACTTTTGAATATTATAGAACTTTGGCAGATGCAAATGCAGGAACTCCACAAATTACAGGTTCAGATGTAGAAATGTATCCTGTTACAGGAACAGGTGAAGCTTGGGTTAGAGTTATCTCTGACCAAAACTGCTATCGAGTTTCTAAAATTGATATTACTGTTAATTTTAGCGCAGATTTACTGTATAATAAAACTTATGAAGAATGTGATGATCTATTAGATGCTGACGGAAATAATACCCTTGCAAATTCTGATACCGATGGAATTACTTATTTCGATTTTAGCGATTCTGAAGATGAGATAAAAGCATTTTTCCCTATAACTTCTCAACCAGATTTAGATGTTTTCTTTTATGAAACAGAAAGTGATAGAACTGCCTCTATTAATGCAATTCCTGACATTACAAGACATAGAAATAATAGTGATCCTTCATTTGCAAACAACCAAACTATTTATGCTAAAATTGTAAATAGTACAAATAATGGATGTTCTGGTACAGCACAATTTACATTACAAGTTAACGCAGTTCCATTAGCAAATCCTGTTGCTGATTTAGAACTATGTGATGATGCCCTTTCTGGAAACACAACAGATGGAGAAAACATCAACATTAACTTAAGAGATAATGTACCAACAATTTTGGGTACAACACAAACTGAAGCAGATTATATTGTAACATTTCACACCTCTCAAAACGATGCAGATGATGTTACAACCACAGGAATTACAAACGATACCAACTTTAGAAACACTGCTCAAGCTGGCTTTACTGCTGGAGATATTAGCGAACAAACTATTTTTGTGCGTGTATTAGATAGAAACGCTAATCCACAATGTAAAAACACAGCAATTTCTTTTAAAATAATTGTAAACCCTATTCCAGAGGTTTCTAACACAATTACACCTCTTGCTGTTTGTGATGTGGCAACTCCTACTGATAGTGATCCTAGAAATAGAATTGCACAAAGCATAGATTTAACTTCTAAAAATATTGAAATCTTAAACGGAAGAACAAATCATAGAGTTGCTTATTATGCTACTCAACAACATGCTGTAGATGGAACTCCTGAAATTACAAATCCTAGTAATTTTCAAAACGATCCTTCGCAAACTGCTTTTCCTTCTGATTTTAACACAGATGATCCAGGAATACAAACCATTTTCTTTGCGGTTGTAGATCAAGGTGGTAACATGTGTAGATCTGTTTTTTCTACTTATCAATTATTAATTTATCCTGAACCTAATATCCCTATTAATATCTCTGACTATACAGATTGTGACAACACAACTGACACAGAAATGGATGATACCAATGGTAGAAATGGAGATATTTCATTAAAAAATAAAATACCAGAAATTCTTGCAAACTATCAACCTGCAGAATTCCCTGATTTCGATGTTACTTTTTACACCTCTTTAGCTGAAGCTGAATCTGGTGATAAGACATTAGCTTTAGACGAAGATAAATTTGAAAACTCCATAAACAATCAAACCATTTATGTACGTGTAGAAAACACAAAAAACACACCAGTTGTCTGTGTGCACACTCGTTTATCATTCAACATAAATATTATTCCTTTACCTGAATTTACGGTAACTGGAGAAGATCCAGACAATCCTCAAATTCTTTGTTTAAACTACACAACACCTCATATTTTAGAAGCTGAAAACCCTGCAAGTGGTTATGATTATGAATGGACAGATAAAAATGGAACTGTTTTAGGAACTGATCAAACTCAAATTGTAGATAAAGGCGGAGAATACACTGTAAAAGCCACAAATACTACAACTACTTGTAGCAGAAGCAGAACTATTTATGTAAAAGAATCGGAAAAAGCGACTTTGTTAGAAGAATATGTAACTATTATTGACGAATCTAACAATATTGGTTCTCAAGATAATATTTCAATTTTTATTGATACTATAAAAAATTCTTTAGGAAAAGGAGATTATCAATTTGCCGTTAGAAATGATGATAATGGAGAGAGAATTCCGTTTGCTGGTTTTCAAGACGAACCTTTATTTGAAAATCTAGAAGGTGGTGTTTACACAATTATTGTAAATGATAAAAATGGTTGTATTGCAGATGAAACTCTTCAGATTTCTGTAATTCAATTTCCAAAATTCTTTACTCCAAATGGTGATGGAAAAAATGATACTTGGGTAGTAAAAGGTGCTAATAAAGATTTTTACCCGAATGCGAGTATCAATATCTTTGATAGGTATGGAAAATTAGTGGCACAAATTCCTATAGACAGTCAAGGTTGGAACGGAACTTATAATGGAAAAGTACTTTCTTCTGATGATTATTGGTATAATGTACAGCTAATTCCTGCAGACCCAACAAAACAACAAGTACTTAAAAAAGGACATTTCTCACTGTTAAGGAAATAG
- the uvrB gene encoding excinuclease ABC subunit UvrB, with amino-acid sequence MEFKLVSEFSPTGDQPQAIKELSESIIAGEKYQTLLGVTGSGKTYTVANVVKEVKKPTLVLAHNKTLAAQLYSEFKQFFPENAVEYFVSYYDYYQPEAYIPVTGTFIEKDLSINEDIERLRLSTTSSLLSGRRDVLVVASVSCLYGIGNPTEFKKNVIPIEVNQQIVRTKFLHQLVQSLYSRTEHEIKSGTFKVKGDVVTIYPSYGDNGYRVHFFGDEIEEIESFDLESNAILESFSELTIYPANLFVTSPDVLQNAIHQIQEDMMKQVDYFKEIGKHLEAKRLKERTEFDLEMIRELGYCSGIENYSRYLDGREPGTRPFCLLDYFPNDYLMVIDESHVTIPQTHAMYGGDRSRKENLVEYGFRLPAAMDNRPLKFEEFEAIQNQTIFVSATPADYELQKTEGIFVEQIIRPTGLLDPVIEIRPSLNQIDDLIEEIQVRVEKDERTLVTTLTKRMAEELTKYLTRVDIRCRYIHSDVDTLERVEIMQDLRKGLFDVLIGVNLLREGLDLPEVSLVAILDADKEGFLRSHRSITQTVGRAARNVNGLAILYADKITNSMQKTIDETERRRETQIAYNTKNNITPTQINKKIDDTLSKSAVSSYHYDNAKQIAAEQDLQYLPKEEIEKRIREKRKHMEAAAKSLDFIVAAKLRDEIAVLKEKL; translated from the coding sequence ATGGAATTTAAATTGGTGTCAGAATTTTCTCCTACAGGAGATCAACCACAAGCAATTAAAGAGCTTTCAGAAAGTATTATTGCAGGAGAAAAATATCAAACTTTATTAGGTGTAACAGGTTCGGGAAAAACATATACTGTTGCAAATGTTGTAAAAGAAGTTAAAAAACCAACTTTGGTTTTGGCACATAATAAAACATTAGCTGCCCAATTATATTCAGAATTTAAGCAATTTTTTCCTGAAAATGCAGTAGAATATTTTGTTTCTTACTACGATTATTATCAACCAGAAGCATACATTCCAGTAACGGGAACTTTTATAGAAAAAGATTTATCTATTAACGAAGATATAGAGCGTTTGCGTTTAAGTACTACTTCTTCCCTACTTTCTGGTCGAAGAGATGTTTTAGTTGTAGCTTCCGTTTCTTGTTTATACGGAATTGGAAATCCAACAGAATTCAAGAAAAATGTAATTCCTATTGAAGTTAATCAACAAATAGTAAGAACAAAGTTTTTACATCAATTAGTACAAAGTTTATATTCTAGAACTGAACATGAAATTAAAAGCGGAACTTTTAAGGTAAAAGGAGATGTTGTTACAATTTATCCCTCTTATGGAGATAACGGCTACAGAGTTCACTTTTTTGGAGACGAAATTGAAGAAATAGAATCTTTTGATTTAGAAAGTAATGCTATTTTAGAAAGCTTTAGCGAACTCACAATTTACCCTGCAAATCTTTTTGTTACATCACCAGACGTTTTACAAAATGCCATTCATCAAATTCAAGAAGACATGATGAAACAGGTAGATTATTTTAAAGAAATTGGAAAACATTTAGAAGCAAAACGTTTAAAAGAAAGAACCGAATTCGATTTAGAAATGATTCGTGAATTAGGTTATTGTTCTGGTATTGAAAACTACTCTAGATATTTAGATGGTAGAGAACCAGGCACAAGACCTTTCTGTTTATTAGACTATTTTCCTAATGATTATTTAATGGTTATAGATGAAAGTCATGTAACTATTCCGCAAACACATGCAATGTATGGTGGAGATAGAAGTAGAAAAGAAAATTTAGTTGAATATGGTTTTAGATTACCAGCTGCAATGGATAACAGGCCTTTAAAATTCGAAGAATTTGAAGCTATCCAAAACCAAACTATTTTTGTTTCTGCAACTCCTGCAGATTATGAACTTCAAAAAACTGAAGGAATTTTTGTTGAACAAATAATTAGACCAACAGGTTTATTAGACCCTGTAATAGAAATTAGACCAAGTTTAAATCAAATTGACGATTTAATTGAAGAAATTCAAGTTAGAGTAGAAAAAGATGAACGAACTTTAGTTACTACATTAACTAAAAGAATGGCAGAAGAATTAACAAAATATCTTACAAGAGTAGATATACGATGTAGATATATTCATTCTGATGTTGATACTTTGGAACGTGTAGAAATTATGCAAGATTTGCGTAAAGGCTTGTTCGATGTTTTAATTGGCGTAAACCTTTTAAGAGAAGGTTTAGATTTACCAGAAGTTTCATTAGTAGCAATTTTAGATGCAGACAAAGAAGGTTTTTTAAGAAGTCACAGATCTATAACACAAACAGTAGGTAGAGCCGCAAGAAACGTAAATGGTTTGGCAATTTTATATGCTGATAAAATAACCAACAGCATGCAAAAAACTATTGATGAAACTGAACGCAGAAGAGAAACACAAATAGCTTACAATACTAAAAACAACATCACTCCTACTCAAATTAATAAAAAAATTGACGATACATTATCTAAATCTGCCGTATCAAGTTATCATTATGATAATGCTAAACAAATAGCAGCGGAACAAGATTTACAATATTTACCCAAAGAAGAAATAGAAAAAAGAATAAGAGAAAAACGCAAACATATGGAAGCAGCTGCAAAGTCATTAGACTTCATTGTAGCAGCAAAATTACGTGATGAAATTGCTGTTTTAAAAGAGAAATTATAA
- the sucC gene encoding ADP-forming succinate--CoA ligase subunit beta: MNLHEYQGKEILSSFGVRIQRGIVASSHKEAVDAAKQLTAETGSGWHVIKAQVHAGGRGKGGGVKLAKNLAEVESISNDIIGMMLVTPQTSAEGKKVNQVLICEDVYYPGDSEPDEYYMSVLLNRATGRNMIMYSTEGGMDIETVAEETPHLIFTEEIDPLLGIMPFQARKIAFNLGLSGTAFKEMTKFVTNLYKAYIGSDSSMFEINPVLKTSDNKIMAVDAKVSLDENALYRHRDYAAMRDLREENPIEVEAKAAGLNYVDLDGNVGCMVNGAGLAMGTMDLIKESGGEPANFLDVGGTADAQRVETAFGIILKDPNVKAILVNIFGGIVRCDRVAQGVVDAYKSMGDRINVPIICRLQGTNAVEAKQLIDNSGMEIISATEFQEAADKVAEVLGA, translated from the coding sequence ATGAACTTACACGAATATCAAGGAAAAGAAATTTTAAGCAGTTTTGGCGTTAGAATTCAACGCGGAATTGTTGCAAGTAGCCATAAAGAAGCTGTGGATGCAGCAAAACAATTAACAGCAGAAACAGGATCAGGTTGGCATGTTATTAAAGCCCAAGTTCACGCTGGTGGTCGTGGAAAAGGTGGAGGAGTAAAACTAGCTAAAAATTTAGCAGAAGTGGAAAGCATCTCTAATGACATTATTGGAATGATGTTAGTTACACCACAAACATCTGCGGAAGGTAAAAAAGTAAATCAAGTTTTAATTTGTGAAGACGTTTATTATCCTGGTGATTCTGAACCAGATGAATATTATATGTCTGTTCTTTTAAATAGAGCAACAGGTAGAAACATGATTATGTATTCTACTGAAGGTGGAATGGATATTGAAACTGTTGCAGAAGAAACTCCACATTTAATTTTTACTGAAGAAATAGATCCTTTATTAGGAATTATGCCTTTTCAAGCACGTAAAATTGCTTTTAATTTAGGTTTATCTGGAACTGCTTTTAAGGAAATGACAAAATTTGTTACAAACTTATATAAAGCATATATTGGTTCAGATTCTTCTATGTTTGAAATTAATCCAGTATTAAAAACTTCAGATAATAAAATAATGGCTGTTGATGCTAAAGTTTCTTTAGATGAAAACGCATTATATAGACACAGAGATTATGCAGCAATGCGTGATTTAAGAGAGGAAAACCCAATTGAGGTTGAAGCAAAAGCTGCTGGTTTAAACTATGTAGATTTAGATGGAAATGTTGGTTGTATGGTTAACGGAGCTGGTTTAGCAATGGGAACAATGGATTTAATTAAAGAATCTGGAGGAGAGCCTGCTAACTTTTTAGATGTAGGTGGAACTGCAGATGCACAAAGAGTAGAAACTGCTTTTGGTATTATCTTAAAAGACCCAAATGTAAAAGCTATTTTAGTCAATATTTTTGGTGGTATTGTACGTTGTGACAGAGTTGCACAAGGTGTTGTAGACGCTTATAAAAGTATGGGAGACAGAATTAATGTACCAATTATTTGTAGGTTACAAGGAACTAATGCTGTTGAAGCAAAGCAATTAATAGACAATTCTGGAATGGAAATTATTTCTGCTACAGAATTTCAAGAAGCTGCTGATAAAGTTGCAGAAGTTTTAGGAGCTTAA
- a CDS encoding DUF5916 domain-containing protein → MFKQITLLLISFLFLNQLSAQNQKNRKKIKTTRVSKAPKIDGILNDEAWKNAEVCTDFVVLRPANGDLVSSEYQTVVKVIYDNDAVYISAQMNDPDPENIPKEFSVRDNFSQADFFLVTINPNDDGQNPFEFVVQATGNQADSKVSNGNEDFNWSAVWESEVSTDENGWNVEIKLPYRAIRFANRPVQSWGFNFHRRLERLNEQHTWTHIDNSVGRWTQYDGLIEDFRDIKPPTRLNLYPYASATSVSFDGETNYDYSIGMDLKYGLTENFTLDATLIPDFSQVGFDNVELNLGPFEQQFSEQRQFFTEGTELFNKGNLFYSRRIGSSPIDQFYKERRNDKEFENNVKVNDKLINAPEKVTMLNAIKVSGRTKGGLGIGFFNAITEKTTSQVERTEQTINGLDTVSVKSNYETVLSPFTNYNIMVLDQQFNQNSTVTLINTNVTRDGRFRDANVTALDWHIETKDSKYNADGSVKMSNISDDVNNPNTGYTFDNSFGYNSGHWNWEIGYNFESKDFNSNDLGILFSNNQQSIYGSAGWRTLKPTKKFNNYNFNFYNEANFQHFSGVYTGYNAGFGASAQTRKRFTFGGNFNYGTENRDYFEPRQGTTSGIYFLRPERKNVNAWISTNSQKKFQVNADIYYTGYSNHPQNAHGFGVSPRYRFTNKFSLQYRLNYNKNNNDQGYVYDDRDDPNDDIVFGQRDRKSYTNSISGKYNFSTNSSLSLSFRHYWGSVSYNDYFNLNADGSLTENNNYMGEDVNFNSWNLDLNYFWQFAPGSQLIVFYRNSIFNEDTNSNLSFFKNLDNLFQQANQHTLSVRFVYFIDYSSIKNIF, encoded by the coding sequence ATGTTCAAACAAATCACTTTACTTCTGATTTCATTTCTTTTTTTAAATCAGTTATCGGCACAGAATCAAAAAAATCGTAAAAAAATTAAAACAACAAGAGTTTCTAAAGCTCCAAAAATAGACGGAATCTTAAATGATGAAGCTTGGAAAAATGCTGAAGTTTGTACTGATTTTGTTGTTTTAAGACCTGCAAACGGAGATCTTGTTTCTTCTGAATACCAAACAGTTGTTAAAGTAATTTATGATAATGATGCTGTTTACATTTCAGCACAAATGAATGATCCAGATCCAGAAAATATCCCAAAAGAATTCTCTGTACGAGATAATTTTAGTCAGGCAGATTTTTTCTTGGTTACAATAAACCCAAATGATGATGGACAAAACCCTTTTGAATTTGTTGTACAAGCCACTGGAAACCAAGCAGATTCTAAGGTATCTAATGGAAATGAAGATTTTAATTGGAGTGCAGTTTGGGAAAGTGAAGTTTCTACAGATGAAAATGGTTGGAATGTAGAAATAAAATTGCCTTACAGAGCTATACGTTTTGCAAATAGACCTGTACAATCTTGGGGATTCAATTTTCATAGAAGATTAGAAAGATTAAACGAACAACACACTTGGACTCATATTGATAATTCTGTTGGAAGATGGACGCAATATGATGGTTTAATTGAAGATTTTAGAGACATAAAACCACCAACAAGATTAAATTTATATCCATACGCCTCTGCAACATCGGTTTCTTTTGATGGTGAAACTAATTACGATTATAGTATTGGTATGGATTTAAAATATGGTTTAACAGAAAATTTCACTTTAGACGCTACTTTAATTCCTGATTTTAGTCAAGTAGGATTTGATAATGTTGAATTAAATCTAGGGCCTTTTGAACAACAATTCTCTGAACAAAGACAATTTTTTACAGAAGGAACCGAACTTTTTAACAAAGGGAACTTATTTTATTCTCGAAGAATTGGTAGCTCTCCTATTGATCAATTTTATAAAGAAAGAAGAAATGATAAAGAGTTTGAAAATAATGTAAAAGTAAATGACAAGCTTATAAATGCACCAGAAAAGGTAACCATGTTAAACGCCATAAAAGTTTCTGGTAGAACTAAAGGTGGTCTAGGAATTGGTTTTTTTAATGCTATTACAGAAAAAACAACTTCACAAGTAGAAAGAACAGAACAGACAATTAATGGTTTAGATACTGTTTCTGTGAAGAGTAATTACGAAACAGTATTAAGTCCTTTTACCAACTATAATATTATGGTTTTAGACCAACAGTTTAATCAAAATTCTACTGTTACTTTAATTAACACAAATGTAACAAGAGATGGAAGGTTTAGAGATGCAAATGTAACTGCATTAGATTGGCATATAGAAACAAAAGATAGCAAATACAATGCAGATGGCTCTGTTAAAATGAGTAATATTTCAGATGATGTAAATAACCCAAATACAGGTTACACATTTGATAATAGTTTTGGATATAATTCCGGACATTGGAATTGGGAAATTGGTTACAACTTTGAAAGTAAAGACTTTAATTCTAATGATTTAGGTATTCTGTTTTCAAATAACCAACAATCTATTTATGGAAGTGCAGGTTGGAGAACTTTAAAACCAACAAAAAAGTTTAACAATTATAATTTCAATTTTTACAACGAAGCAAATTTTCAACACTTTTCAGGCGTTTACACTGGTTACAATGCCGGTTTTGGTGCAAGTGCACAAACTAGAAAACGTTTTACTTTCGGAGGAAATTTTAATTACGGAACAGAAAATAGAGATTATTTTGAGCCAAGACAAGGAACTACAAGTGGTATCTATTTTTTAAGACCTGAAAGAAAAAATGTGAATGCTTGGATTTCTACAAACTCACAAAAAAAGTTTCAAGTAAATGCAGATATATACTACACAGGCTACTCAAATCATCCACAAAATGCACATGGCTTTGGTGTTAGTCCACGTTACAGATTTACAAATAAATTTTCTTTACAATACCGATTAAACTATAACAAAAACAACAATGATCAAGGATATGTTTATGATGACAGAGATGATCCAAATGACGATATTGTTTTCGGACAAAGAGATAGAAAAAGTTATACAAATTCAATCTCTGGAAAATACAATTTCAGCACTAACTCTTCACTATCATTAAGTTTTAGACACTATTGGGGATCTGTATCTTACAATGATTATTTTAATTTAAATGCAGATGGTTCTTTAACAGAAAATAATAATTATATGGGTGAAGATGTGAATTTTAATAGTTGGAATTTAGACTTAAACTATTTTTGGCAATTTGCTCCAGGAAGCCAATTAATAGTATTTTATAGAAATTCTATCTTTAATGAAGACACAAATTCAAATTTAAGTTTTTTCAAAAATTTAGACAATCTATTTCAACAAGCAAATCAGCACACGCTTTCTGTAAGATTTGTATATTTTATAGATTACAGCTCAATCAAAAATATTTTTTAA
- a CDS encoding ABC transporter ATP-binding protein, translated as MIIGKNIHKYYGDVEVLKGVDLHIKKSEIVAIVGPSGAGKTTLLQILGTLDKPLKEQDFELSLNGISLKNLSDKDLSSFRNNHIGFIFQFHQLLPEFTALENVCIPAYIGKKSKQEAEKRAKEILTFLGLSHRINHKPNELSGGEQQRVAVARALINNPSVILADEPSGNLDSESAKNLHELFFKLRDEFGQTFVLVTHNEELAKMADRKLEMIDGKII; from the coding sequence ATGATAATTGGTAAAAATATTCACAAATATTATGGTGATGTAGAAGTTTTAAAAGGGGTAGATTTACACATTAAAAAAAGTGAAATTGTTGCTATTGTTGGTCCTTCTGGAGCAGGAAAAACCACATTATTACAAATATTAGGTACTTTAGACAAACCTTTAAAAGAACAAGATTTTGAGCTATCTTTAAATGGTATTTCACTAAAAAACTTATCAGATAAAGATTTATCATCCTTTAGAAATAATCATATTGGTTTTATCTTTCAATTCCACCAATTATTGCCAGAATTTACAGCATTAGAAAATGTTTGCATACCTGCATATATTGGAAAAAAATCAAAACAAGAAGCTGAAAAAAGAGCAAAAGAAATTTTAACTTTTTTAGGATTATCTCATAGAATAAACCACAAACCTAATGAACTTTCTGGTGGAGAACAACAACGAGTTGCCGTTGCAAGAGCACTAATTAACAATCCTTCAGTTATTTTAGCTGATGAACCTAGTGGTAATTTAGATAGCGAATCCGCTAAAAATCTACATGAACTATTTTTTAAACTTCGTGATGAATTCGGACAAACATTCGTTTTAGTAACTCATAATGAAGAACTTGCAAAAATGGCCGATAGAAAATTAGAAATGATAGATGGTAAAATAATTTAG